In Methylococcus geothermalis, one genomic interval encodes:
- a CDS encoding ATP-dependent zinc protease family protein, with amino-acid sequence MKLHRIALAFLLGLFSALSSAGEAPKSKEKVVMGWLESVFLLPWNLRLTAKLDTGAKTSALHANNIQRFNRDGREWVRFTLEGDDDDEKTVVVERPLERTVYIKERHKGASKREVVTLTVCKNGREYQTEFTLVDRSNFNYPLLLGRSFLSGAAVVDAGETFLFKAEDDPCNKRDKTVATPSPRPQPVGTEDK; translated from the coding sequence ATGAAACTTCATCGTATTGCACTTGCATTCTTGCTAGGGCTATTCAGCGCCCTTTCTTCCGCTGGAGAGGCGCCGAAGTCGAAGGAAAAAGTCGTCATGGGCTGGCTGGAGTCGGTCTTTCTGCTGCCCTGGAATCTCCGCTTGACGGCCAAGTTGGATACAGGAGCGAAGACTTCGGCCCTCCATGCGAACAATATCCAGCGATTCAACCGAGACGGCCGCGAATGGGTGAGGTTTACCCTGGAAGGAGACGACGACGACGAAAAAACCGTCGTGGTGGAAAGGCCCTTGGAGCGGACCGTTTACATCAAGGAGCGCCATAAGGGAGCTTCGAAGCGGGAGGTGGTGACTTTGACGGTGTGTAAGAACGGGCGGGAGTATCAGACCGAATTCACTCTAGTGGATCGGAGCAATTTCAACTATCCCCTCCTGCTCGGCCGCAGTTTTCTGAGCGGCGCCGCCGTGGTCGATGCCGGCGAGACGTTCCTTTTCAAGGCCGAAGACGATCCCTGCAACAAGCGGGATAAGACGGTCGCCACACCGTCCCCTCGCCCGCAGCCGGTGGGCACCGAGGACAAATGA
- a CDS encoding c-type cytochrome, with product MRPAFGSISHWGVFSIMKNHILWKVAVAGLAGMVSSGTVSAEGDRMSGKEKFYTCAGCHGIEGYSNAYPTYHVPKLAGQHDDYVVSSLKAYASGARRHGSMEGNAVSLSDKDMQDIAAYVAGFRAINVKNAVTGNVANGKKKAETSGCGGCHGEDGNGESPNPRLAGQYENYLMKALEDYKTGVRKNAIMNGLAGALSNEDMHDLAAYYSSQARGLSVVQDN from the coding sequence GTGCGCCCGGCGTTCGGATCGATTAGTCACTGGGGAGTATTCAGCATCATGAAAAACCATATCCTTTGGAAGGTTGCGGTTGCCGGACTGGCCGGAATGGTCAGCAGCGGGACGGTATCGGCGGAAGGAGACCGCATGTCCGGAAAGGAGAAGTTCTACACCTGCGCCGGCTGTCATGGCATCGAAGGTTATTCCAACGCCTATCCGACTTACCATGTGCCCAAACTGGCGGGTCAGCACGACGATTATGTCGTGTCCTCGCTCAAGGCCTATGCATCGGGCGCTCGGCGGCACGGCAGCATGGAAGGCAACGCGGTTTCGCTGTCCGACAAGGATATGCAGGATATCGCCGCTTATGTCGCGGGCTTTCGTGCGATCAACGTCAAGAACGCCGTAACCGGCAACGTAGCCAACGGCAAGAAGAAGGCCGAAACCAGCGGCTGCGGTGGTTGCCACGGTGAGGACGGCAACGGTGAAAGCCCGAATCCCCGTCTGGCAGGCCAGTACGAAAACTACCTGATGAAGGCGCTCGAAGACTACAAAACCGGCGTTCGCAAGAACGCGATCATGAACGGTTTGGCTGGCGCGCTTTCCAATGAAGACATGCACGATCTGGCTGCTTATTACTCGAGCCAGGCTCGCGGATTGTCGGTCGTTCAGGACAATTGA
- the rpoC gene encoding DNA-directed RNA polymerase subunit beta', whose product MNFLKRQTQSEEFDAIRISLASPDMIRSWSYGEVKKPETINYRTFKPERDGLFCAKIFGPVSDYECLCGKYKRLKHRGVICEKCGVEVTLSKVRRERMGHIELASPVAHIWFLKSLPSRIALLLDMQLREIERVLYFESYVVIDPGMTPLTRGQLLGEEEYQKMVEQYDDEFSAKMGAEAIRELLRTMDLQAEVVQLREEINGTNSETKIKKYTKRLKAIESMLASNNRPEWMILTVLPVLPPDLRPLVPLDGGRFATSDLNDLYRRVINRNNRLKRLLDLNAPDIIVRNEKRMLQESVDALLDNGRRGRAITGSNKRPLKSLADMIKGKQGRFRQNLLGKRVDYSGRSVIVVGPTLRLHQCGLPKKMALELFKPFIFSKLQFRGLATTIKAAKKMVEREAPEVWDILDEVIREHPVMLNRAPTLHRLGIQAFEPILIEGKAIQLHPLVCTAFNADFDGDQMAVHVPLSLEAQLEARSLMMATNNILSPANGEPIINPTQDVVMGLYYMSRERTFAKGEGMIFSSIDEAEQAFLNGVVDLHAKVTVRLREVVLGENGERTEVTKRVQTTVGRALIWNIVPDGIPFEMINVDMTKKAISRLINHVYRTLGIKASVIFGDQLMYLGFSHATRAGVSFGVEDMEIPSRKDEIIQAAEREVKEIQNQFASGLVTDGERYNKVVDIWSHANDQVAKVMMEGLGVDEVTGENGEIIKQKSFNSIFMMADSGARGSAAQIRQLAGMRGLMAKPDGSIIETPITANFREGLTVLQYFISTHGARKGLADTALKTANSGYLTRRLVDVAQDLVITEDDCGTTDGLQMAPLIEGGDVVEPLAERVLGRVLAEHAADPSNGEVLLEAGSMLDEHAVQLLEQHGVDNVRVRSVITCKTRYGVCASCYGRDLGRGHKVNIGEAIGVIAAQSIGEPGTQLTMRTFHIGGAASRSAAISNVEVKSSGQIRLTNLKTVVNRDNALVAVSRSGEISVIDEHGRERERYKIPYGAVLSVREGGAVKAGQIVVNWDPHTHPVVSEVRGRAKLIDFVEGVTVREQSDEMTGLSSMVVIDPKQRGGAGKELRPLVKLVDENGNDIFIPSTEITAQYFLPAGAIIGIRDGDLVEVGDVLARIPQESSKTRDITGGLPRVADLFEARKTKDPAILAEATGTVSFGKETKGKRRLIITDASGEQHEVMVPKWRNITVFEGEHVEQGETIAEGELTPHDILRLRGTAELASYLVKEIQDVYRLQGVKINDKHIEVIIRQMLRKVEITDPGDSSFLRGEQVDRSRLLEENDRLEEEGKVPACYEPVLLGITKASLSTESFISAASFQETTRVLTEAAIRGSTDRLQGLKENVIVGRLIPAGTGLAYHAERRERAKLGEVEEPEAQTIDTAEVEEALKQAFSL is encoded by the coding sequence ATCAATTTTCTGAAGCGCCAGACTCAGAGCGAAGAGTTCGATGCGATCCGCATCAGCCTGGCTTCGCCCGACATGATACGTTCCTGGTCCTACGGTGAAGTGAAGAAGCCCGAGACCATCAACTACCGGACCTTCAAGCCGGAGCGCGATGGACTGTTCTGCGCCAAGATCTTCGGGCCGGTGAGCGACTACGAGTGTCTGTGCGGCAAGTACAAGCGCCTGAAGCACCGCGGCGTGATCTGCGAAAAATGCGGCGTGGAAGTCACCCTTTCCAAGGTGCGGCGCGAGCGGATGGGGCACATCGAACTGGCCAGCCCGGTCGCCCATATCTGGTTCCTCAAGTCGCTGCCTTCGCGCATCGCGCTGCTGCTCGACATGCAGCTGCGCGAAATCGAGCGCGTGCTTTACTTCGAGTCCTATGTCGTGATCGATCCGGGCATGACGCCGCTCACCCGCGGGCAGCTCCTCGGTGAGGAGGAATACCAGAAGATGGTCGAGCAGTACGACGACGAGTTTTCCGCCAAGATGGGCGCCGAAGCCATCCGCGAACTGCTGCGCACCATGGATCTCCAGGCCGAGGTCGTGCAGTTGCGGGAGGAAATCAACGGCACCAACTCCGAGACCAAGATCAAGAAGTACACCAAGCGGTTGAAAGCGATCGAATCGATGCTGGCCTCCAACAACCGGCCGGAATGGATGATCCTCACCGTGCTGCCGGTACTGCCGCCGGACCTGCGTCCGCTGGTGCCGCTGGATGGCGGCCGCTTCGCCACCAGCGATCTCAACGACCTGTACCGCCGCGTCATCAACCGCAACAACCGTCTCAAGCGGTTGCTGGATCTCAATGCGCCCGACATCATCGTGCGAAACGAGAAGCGCATGCTGCAGGAATCGGTCGATGCCCTGCTGGACAACGGCCGCCGCGGCCGGGCCATCACCGGTTCGAACAAGCGCCCGCTCAAGTCGCTGGCCGACATGATCAAGGGCAAGCAGGGCCGGTTCCGCCAGAACCTGCTCGGCAAGCGCGTGGACTACTCCGGCCGCTCCGTGATCGTGGTGGGTCCGACCCTGCGTCTGCATCAGTGCGGTCTGCCCAAGAAGATGGCGCTGGAGCTGTTCAAGCCGTTCATCTTCAGCAAGCTGCAGTTCCGCGGCCTCGCCACCACCATCAAGGCAGCCAAGAAAATGGTGGAGCGGGAGGCTCCCGAAGTCTGGGATATCCTGGACGAAGTGATCCGCGAACACCCGGTCATGCTGAACCGTGCACCGACCCTGCACCGTCTGGGTATCCAGGCATTCGAGCCGATCCTGATCGAAGGCAAGGCGATCCAGTTGCATCCCTTGGTGTGCACCGCATTCAACGCCGACTTCGACGGCGACCAGATGGCCGTGCACGTGCCTTTGTCGCTGGAGGCACAGCTCGAGGCCCGGTCCCTGATGATGGCGACCAACAATATTCTGTCGCCGGCCAACGGCGAGCCCATCATCAATCCGACCCAGGACGTCGTCATGGGTCTGTACTACATGAGCCGGGAGCGCACTTTCGCCAAGGGCGAGGGCATGATCTTCTCCAGTATCGACGAGGCCGAGCAGGCGTTTCTCAATGGTGTGGTGGACTTGCACGCCAAGGTGACGGTCCGGCTACGCGAGGTCGTTCTGGGCGAAAACGGCGAGCGTACCGAGGTGACGAAGCGGGTCCAGACCACGGTGGGCCGCGCGCTGATCTGGAACATCGTGCCGGACGGCATTCCGTTCGAGATGATCAACGTCGACATGACCAAAAAGGCCATTTCGCGTCTGATCAATCATGTCTACCGAACTCTGGGCATCAAGGCCAGCGTCATTTTCGGCGACCAGTTGATGTATCTCGGTTTCTCGCATGCGACCCGGGCCGGCGTGTCGTTCGGCGTGGAGGACATGGAGATCCCCTCCCGCAAGGACGAGATCATCCAGGCCGCCGAGCGCGAAGTGAAGGAAATCCAGAATCAATTCGCGTCCGGCCTCGTGACCGACGGCGAACGTTACAACAAGGTCGTCGATATCTGGTCGCATGCCAACGACCAGGTGGCGAAGGTGATGATGGAAGGCCTGGGGGTGGACGAGGTCACCGGCGAAAACGGCGAGATCATCAAGCAGAAGTCGTTCAACTCGATTTTCATGATGGCCGATTCCGGCGCCCGCGGTTCGGCGGCGCAGATCCGCCAGCTGGCCGGTATGCGCGGCCTGATGGCCAAGCCGGACGGCTCGATCATCGAGACGCCGATCACGGCGAACTTCCGGGAAGGACTGACAGTGTTGCAATACTTCATTTCAACCCACGGCGCCCGCAAGGGGCTGGCCGACACCGCGCTCAAGACGGCCAACTCGGGATACCTGACGCGCCGTCTGGTGGACGTCGCGCAGGACCTCGTCATCACCGAGGACGATTGCGGTACCACGGATGGCCTGCAGATGGCTCCCCTGATCGAAGGCGGGGACGTCGTCGAGCCGCTGGCGGAGCGGGTGCTGGGGCGGGTTCTGGCCGAGCATGCGGCCGATCCATCGAACGGCGAGGTGCTGCTCGAAGCCGGTTCGATGCTGGACGAGCACGCTGTGCAGCTGCTCGAGCAGCACGGTGTCGACAACGTCCGTGTGCGTTCCGTCATCACCTGCAAGACCCGTTACGGCGTGTGCGCCTCCTGCTACGGGCGCGATCTCGGCCGGGGCCACAAGGTCAACATCGGCGAGGCGATCGGCGTCATCGCGGCGCAGTCGATCGGTGAGCCGGGCACGCAGCTCACCATGCGCACCTTCCACATTGGTGGTGCGGCATCGCGGTCGGCGGCGATCAGCAACGTCGAAGTGAAGTCCAGCGGGCAGATCCGCCTGACGAACCTCAAGACTGTGGTCAACCGCGATAACGCTCTGGTGGCGGTGTCGCGCTCGGGCGAAATCAGCGTGATCGATGAACACGGTCGCGAGAGGGAGCGTTACAAGATTCCCTACGGCGCGGTGCTGTCGGTGCGGGAAGGCGGTGCGGTCAAGGCGGGCCAGATCGTGGTGAACTGGGATCCGCATACCCACCCGGTGGTGTCCGAAGTGCGCGGCCGCGCCAAGCTGATCGACTTCGTCGAGGGCGTGACCGTCCGCGAGCAGTCCGACGAAATGACCGGCCTGAGCTCGATGGTGGTCATCGATCCCAAGCAGCGCGGCGGCGCGGGCAAGGAGCTGCGGCCGCTGGTCAAGCTGGTGGATGAGAACGGCAACGACATCTTCATCCCCTCGACCGAAATCACTGCACAGTACTTCCTGCCGGCCGGAGCGATCATCGGCATCCGCGACGGCGACCTGGTCGAGGTGGGCGACGTGCTGGCTAGGATTCCCCAGGAGTCCAGCAAGACCCGCGACATCACCGGCGGTCTGCCGCGTGTCGCCGACCTGTTCGAAGCGCGCAAGACCAAGGATCCCGCCATCCTGGCGGAAGCGACCGGCACGGTTTCCTTCGGCAAGGAAACCAAGGGCAAGCGCCGGCTCATCATCACCGACGCGAGCGGCGAGCAGCACGAGGTCATGGTGCCGAAATGGCGCAACATCACGGTGTTCGAGGGTGAACACGTGGAGCAGGGAGAAACCATTGCCGAAGGCGAGCTGACGCCGCATGACATCCTGCGGTTGCGCGGTACCGCGGAGCTGGCTTCCTATCTGGTCAAGGAAATCCAGGACGTCTACCGTCTGCAGGGCGTGAAGATCAACGACAAGCACATCGAGGTGATCATCCGCCAGATGCTGCGCAAGGTCGAAATCACCGACCCGGGCGATTCCAGCTTCCTGCGCGGCGAACAGGTGGACCGGTCGCGGCTGCTGGAGGAAAACGACCGCTTGGAGGAGGAAGGCAAGGTGCCCGCGTGTTACGAGCCCGTGCTGCTGGGCATCACCAAGGCCTCGCTCAGCACCGAGTCGTTCATCTCCGCGGCATCGTTCCAGGAAACCACGCGCGTGCTGACCGAAGCGGCGATCCGGGGGTCCACCGACCGCCTGCAGGGTCTGAAAGAAAACGTGATCGTGGGGCGCCTGATCCCGGCGGGCACCGGTCTGGCTTACCACGCGGAGCGCAGGGAGCGGGCGAAACTCGGCGAGGTCGAGGAGCCTGAGGCTCAGACGATCGATACGGCGGAGGTCGAAGAGGCCTTGAAACAGGCGTTCAGTCTCTGA
- the rpoB gene encoding DNA-directed RNA polymerase subunit beta, producing MAYSFTEKKRIRKSFGKRQDVLEVPYLLATQVDSYRRFLQLDRQPSGRSDEGLHAALKSVFPIKSHSGNILLEYVSYRLGDPVFDVKECQQRGTTYAAPLRVLVRLVVYDKEAPANAKVVKDIKEQEIYMGEIPLMTDNGTFVINGTERVIVSQLHRSPGVFFDHDRGKTHSSGKLLFNARIIPYRGSWLDFEFDHKDCVYVRIDRRRKLPATVLLRALGYDNEQIIGEFFDTNRFLLSPSGVQLELIPERLRGDVASFDIRIGDQLVVEKDHRITARHIRMLQKENVSLLDVPKDYLYGKILAHNVVDTTTGELIAKVNQEVTEDVYGRLVGAGIAEVRTLYVNDLDRGPYISNTMRIDLTETQLDALVEIYRMMRPGEPPTKEAAQTLFENLFFSPERYDLSAVGRMKFNRRLGRADPTGPGVLENGDIIAVLKELINIRNGSGTVDDIDHLGNRRVRSVGEMVENQFRLGLVRVERAVKERLSLPDADGLMPQEIINAKPVAASIKEFFGSSQLSQFMDQNNPLSEVTHKRRVSALGPGGLARERAGFEVRDVHTTHYGRVCPIETPEGPNIGLINSLAVYARTNEYGFLETPYRKVVDGRVTGEIEYLSAIEEGQYYIAQASASVDEQGMLKDDLVSCRHKDEFTLASRENINYMDVSSKQIVSVAASLIPFLEHDDANRALMGSNMQRQAVPTLRTEKPLVGTGMERIVARDSGVAVVAKRGGTVEFVDAGRIVVRVNDEETEAGVPGVDIYNLTKYTRSNQNTCINQKPLVKPGDVVARNDVLADGPSTDMGELALGQNLLVAFMPWNGYNFEDSILISERVVQDDRFTTIHIEEKTCVARDTKLGPEEITADIPNVGEAALSKLDESGIVYIGAEVKAGDILVGKVTPKGETQLTPEEKLLRAIFGEKASDVKDTSLRVPSGMDGTVIDVQVFTRDGVKKDERARQIEEAEIEKVRKDLNDQLRIIEKDFYQRAEQMVLGKVADMGPAGLKRGATVTREYLDSIKPAQWLEIRLQDEDLNLQIEAIAEQIAQQREEIAKRLEEKRRKITMGDDLAPGVLKMVKVYLAVKRRIQPGDKMAGRHGNKGVISRIVPVEDMPYSADGTPVDIVLNPLGVPSRMNVGQVLETHLGWAAKGVGLKIGRMLEAKARIEELRSFLTQVYNVSGRQEDIASLSDAEVMELAGNLQDGVPMATPVFDGATEQDIKAMLRLADLPESGQATLYDGRTGDVFDRPVTVGYMYMLKLNHLVDDKMHARSTGPYSLVTQQPLGGKAQFGGQRFGEMEVWALEAYGAAYTLQEMLTVKSDDVNGRTKMYKNIVDGDHRMEAAMPESFNVLIKEIRSLGINIELEQD from the coding sequence ATGGCTTACTCGTTTACCGAGAAAAAACGAATTCGCAAGAGTTTCGGAAAGCGCCAGGACGTGCTGGAGGTCCCCTATCTTCTGGCGACACAGGTTGACTCGTACCGGCGGTTTTTGCAACTCGACAGGCAGCCCTCCGGCAGGAGCGACGAAGGCTTGCATGCGGCGTTGAAGTCGGTTTTCCCGATCAAAAGCCATTCCGGCAACATTTTGCTCGAATATGTGAGCTATCGTCTGGGCGATCCGGTGTTCGACGTCAAGGAGTGCCAGCAGCGGGGGACTACTTATGCGGCCCCGTTGCGCGTGCTCGTGCGTCTGGTCGTCTACGACAAGGAAGCACCGGCGAATGCCAAGGTGGTGAAGGACATCAAGGAGCAGGAAATCTACATGGGCGAGATTCCGCTCATGACGGATAACGGCACCTTCGTCATCAACGGCACCGAGCGGGTGATCGTCTCCCAGTTGCACCGTTCGCCCGGCGTGTTCTTCGATCACGATCGGGGCAAGACGCATTCTTCGGGAAAGCTGTTGTTCAATGCCAGAATCATCCCTTATCGGGGGTCCTGGCTGGATTTCGAATTCGACCACAAGGACTGCGTTTACGTCCGTATCGACCGTCGCCGCAAGCTGCCGGCAACGGTCTTGCTGCGCGCGCTGGGTTACGACAACGAACAGATCATCGGTGAATTTTTCGATACCAATCGTTTTCTGCTGTCGCCCAGCGGTGTCCAGCTCGAGTTGATCCCCGAGCGTCTGCGCGGCGATGTCGCAAGCTTCGATATTCGGATCGGTGATCAGCTCGTGGTCGAGAAGGATCACCGGATCACGGCGCGCCACATCCGGATGCTGCAGAAGGAAAATGTGAGCCTGCTCGACGTTCCTAAAGACTATCTGTATGGCAAGATACTCGCGCACAACGTCGTCGATACGACGACGGGCGAACTCATCGCCAAGGTGAACCAGGAGGTCACCGAGGATGTCTACGGACGTCTCGTGGGCGCTGGCATCGCCGAGGTCCGCACCCTCTATGTGAACGATCTCGATCGCGGGCCGTACATCTCCAACACCATGCGTATCGATCTGACCGAGACGCAACTGGACGCGTTGGTGGAGATCTATCGCATGATGCGCCCCGGCGAACCGCCCACCAAGGAGGCTGCCCAGACCCTCTTCGAGAATCTGTTCTTTTCCCCCGAGCGCTACGATCTTTCCGCCGTCGGTAGGATGAAATTCAACCGTCGTCTGGGGCGAGCCGATCCGACCGGCCCGGGTGTGCTGGAAAATGGAGACATCATCGCGGTGTTGAAGGAGCTGATCAACATCCGTAACGGCAGCGGCACGGTCGATGACATCGATCATCTGGGCAACCGCCGCGTGCGCTCCGTGGGCGAGATGGTGGAGAACCAGTTCCGGCTCGGTCTGGTGCGGGTCGAGCGAGCGGTGAAGGAGCGTCTGTCGCTGCCCGATGCCGACGGTCTCATGCCGCAGGAAATCATCAATGCCAAGCCGGTGGCGGCCTCGATCAAGGAGTTTTTCGGTTCCAGCCAGCTCTCGCAGTTCATGGACCAGAACAATCCGCTGTCGGAAGTCACCCACAAGCGGCGCGTTTCCGCACTGGGGCCGGGCGGCTTGGCCCGCGAGCGCGCCGGCTTCGAAGTGCGCGACGTGCATACCACGCACTACGGTCGCGTCTGCCCGATCGAGACCCCTGAAGGTCCGAACATCGGCCTGATCAACTCGCTCGCCGTGTATGCGCGTACCAACGAATACGGCTTCCTGGAGACGCCGTATCGGAAGGTGGTCGACGGACGGGTGACGGGTGAAATCGAATACCTGTCCGCCATCGAGGAAGGCCAGTACTACATCGCCCAGGCCAGCGCCTCGGTCGATGAGCAGGGCATGCTCAAGGATGACCTGGTCTCGTGCCGCCACAAGGACGAATTCACGTTGGCTTCGCGCGAGAACATCAACTACATGGACGTGTCGTCCAAGCAGATCGTGTCGGTCGCCGCTTCCCTGATTCCGTTCCTCGAACACGACGACGCCAACCGTGCCTTGATGGGGTCGAACATGCAGCGCCAGGCGGTACCGACGCTGCGCACCGAGAAGCCTCTGGTGGGCACCGGCATGGAGCGTATCGTCGCCCGCGATTCCGGGGTCGCGGTCGTGGCCAAGCGCGGCGGCACGGTCGAGTTCGTGGACGCCGGGCGCATCGTGGTCCGGGTCAACGACGAGGAGACCGAGGCGGGCGTCCCCGGTGTCGACATCTACAACCTGACCAAGTACACGCGTTCCAACCAGAACACCTGCATCAACCAGAAACCGCTGGTGAAGCCGGGGGATGTGGTGGCCCGCAATGACGTTCTGGCGGACGGTCCGTCCACCGACATGGGGGAATTGGCGCTGGGCCAGAATCTGCTGGTCGCGTTCATGCCGTGGAACGGCTACAACTTCGAAGACTCGATCCTGATTTCGGAGCGGGTGGTGCAGGACGACCGCTTCACCACCATCCACATCGAGGAGAAGACCTGCGTCGCCCGAGACACCAAGCTGGGGCCGGAGGAAATCACCGCCGACATCCCGAACGTCGGCGAGGCGGCGCTGTCCAAGCTGGACGAGTCCGGCATCGTCTATATCGGCGCCGAGGTCAAGGCTGGCGACATCCTGGTGGGCAAGGTCACCCCCAAGGGCGAAACCCAGCTCACACCCGAAGAAAAACTGCTGCGTGCGATCTTCGGCGAGAAGGCCTCCGACGTGAAGGACACCTCGTTGCGCGTACCTTCCGGCATGGACGGCACGGTCATCGACGTACAGGTGTTCACCCGCGACGGCGTGAAGAAGGATGAACGCGCCCGCCAGATCGAGGAGGCCGAGATCGAAAAGGTCCGCAAGGACCTGAACGACCAGCTTCGCATCATCGAGAAGGACTTCTACCAGCGTGCCGAGCAGATGGTGCTGGGCAAGGTGGCCGACATGGGGCCGGCCGGCTTGAAACGCGGCGCCACCGTGACCCGGGAATACCTGGATTCGATCAAGCCCGCGCAATGGCTGGAGATCCGGCTGCAGGACGAGGACCTCAATCTGCAGATCGAAGCGATCGCGGAGCAGATCGCCCAGCAGCGCGAGGAGATCGCCAAGCGCCTCGAAGAGAAGCGCCGCAAGATCACCATGGGCGATGATCTCGCGCCGGGCGTGCTCAAGATGGTCAAGGTGTATCTGGCGGTCAAGCGCCGCATCCAGCCGGGCGACAAGATGGCCGGACGGCACGGCAACAAGGGCGTGATTTCGCGCATCGTGCCGGTGGAAGACATGCCGTATTCGGCCGACGGCACGCCGGTCGACATTGTGCTGAATCCGCTGGGCGTGCCCTCGCGCATGAACGTCGGCCAGGTGCTCGAAACCCATCTCGGCTGGGCAGCCAAAGGGGTGGGCCTGAAGATCGGGCGGATGCTGGAAGCCAAGGCCCGGATCGAAGAGCTACGTTCGTTCCTGACCCAGGTTTACAACGTGAGCGGCCGGCAGGAGGACATCGCCAGCCTGAGCGATGCCGAAGTCATGGAACTCGCAGGCAACCTGCAGGACGGTGTGCCGATGGCGACCCCGGTGTTCGACGGCGCGACGGAGCAAGACATCAAGGCCATGCTGAGACTGGCCGATCTTCCCGAGAGCGGCCAGGCGACTTTGTACGACGGACGCACCGGCGACGTCTTCGACCGTCCGGTGACGGTCGGCTACATGTACATGCTGAAGCTCAACCATCTGGTCGACGACAAGATGCATGCGCGCTCCACCGGTCCGTACAGTCTGGTGACCCAACAGCCGCTGGGCGGCAAGGCCCAGTTCGGCGGACAGCGTTTCGGTGAAATGGAAGTGTGGGCACTGGAAGCCTATGGCGCCGCCTACACCTTGCAGGAGATGCTGACGGTGAAATCCGACGATGTGAACGGCAGGACCAAGATGTACAAGAACATCGTCGACGGCGATCACCGCATGGAGGCCGCCATGCCCGAGTCCTTCAACGTCTTGATCAAGGAGATCCGTTCGCTCGGGATCAACATCGAGCTTGAGCAGGACTGA
- the rplL gene encoding 50S ribosomal protein L7/L12 — MAVSKEDILETISNMTVMEVVDLISAMEEKFGVSAAAAVAVAPAAAGAAAPVVEEKTEFDVVLTSFGANKVNVIKAIREITGLGLKEAKDLVEGVPSTVKEGISKQEADDIKKKLEEAGAAVDVK, encoded by the coding sequence ATGGCAGTTTCCAAAGAAGACATCCTTGAGACCATTTCCAACATGACCGTGATGGAGGTCGTGGATCTCATCTCGGCGATGGAGGAGAAGTTCGGCGTTTCGGCGGCAGCCGCGGTCGCGGTGGCTCCTGCAGCGGCAGGCGCAGCAGCGCCTGTGGTTGAGGAGAAGACCGAATTCGATGTGGTCCTGACCAGCTTCGGCGCCAACAAGGTCAACGTGATCAAGGCGATCCGCGAGATCACCGGTCTGGGGCTGAAGGAAGCGAAAGATCTGGTCGAGGGCGTGCCCTCCACCGTCAAGGAAGGCATTTCCAAGCAGGAAGCCGACGACATCAAAAAGAAGCTGGAAGAAGCCGGCGCAGCTGTAGACGTTAAGTAA
- the rplJ gene encoding 50S ribosomal protein L10: MALRLDDKKAVVAEVAAVAAQAHSAVAAEYRGLSVSALTRLRKEARESGVYLRVVKNTLARKAVEGTSFECMQDGLVGPLILAFSLEDPGSAARVVSAFAKTNDKLVVKLVAVGGKQYGPSELERLASLPNREQALSMLMGTMKAPIEKFVRTLAEPHAKFVRTVAAVRDQKQAA; this comes from the coding sequence GTGGCACTGAGACTCGATGACAAGAAAGCGGTCGTCGCCGAGGTTGCAGCCGTTGCCGCGCAAGCGCACTCCGCAGTTGCGGCAGAGTACCGGGGACTGAGTGTCTCCGCTCTGACGCGGCTCCGCAAGGAAGCGCGGGAGTCTGGGGTTTACCTGCGCGTGGTCAAGAACACCTTGGCGCGCAAAGCCGTTGAAGGCACGAGTTTCGAGTGCATGCAGGACGGCTTGGTAGGTCCCTTGATTCTCGCGTTTTCCCTTGAGGACCCGGGCTCAGCAGCCCGCGTAGTCAGCGCATTCGCCAAGACCAACGACAAGCTTGTCGTGAAGTTGGTGGCGGTTGGCGGCAAACAATACGGTCCTTCCGAGCTCGAGCGTTTGGCATCGCTGCCGAACCGCGAGCAGGCGCTCAGCATGTTGATGGGCACGATGAAGGCGCCGATCGAGAAGTTCGTCCGTACCCTGGCGGAACCGCACGCGAAGTTCGTGCGCACCGTGGCGGCGGTTCGGGATCAGAAGCAGGCGGCGTGA